In Agrobacterium tumefaciens, a single genomic region encodes these proteins:
- a CDS encoding LptF/LptG family permease, protein MKLLENYILRRTTQMFLVALLPVLAIIWTIQVLQRINLVTDTGQSMGSFMALATMILPTLIPVVLPFALVIGITQIFTTMNNDSELAIIDAAGAPRSVMYRPVLILAAVLSLFSFTITNFIEPPARNSARQMVAAAYADLLSSVIEEKTFRTIQDGLYVQIAQRQGRILKGLFVADRRDPNFDLIYYAKEGMIDESGTSLTMRDGEVQQKTPDGKVSIVKFLSYAFDLSTMSEKQDSEPSLSPGDASLSFLLSPDENNASYKRSPETFRSELHKRLSDWMFAFSFALISLVIAADSRSHREARLHPMVAALVTAFMLRWLGFYVTNQIKQSAAFIPLVYAVPGLSGAAAAFVLMTGRKPKMPKVIADAAGRLRRLFSSRMAKNSGSGSL, encoded by the coding sequence ATGAAGCTTCTCGAGAACTATATCCTGCGGCGGACAACGCAGATGTTTCTGGTCGCGCTGTTGCCGGTGCTGGCCATCATCTGGACCATCCAGGTTCTCCAGAGAATCAATCTCGTCACCGATACGGGCCAGTCGATGGGTTCCTTCATGGCGCTCGCGACGATGATCCTGCCGACGCTTATCCCCGTGGTGCTGCCTTTCGCGCTTGTCATCGGCATCACCCAAATCTTCACGACGATGAACAATGATTCCGAGCTTGCCATCATCGATGCGGCCGGAGCGCCGCGTTCGGTGATGTATCGCCCGGTTCTCATTCTGGCCGCCGTTCTCAGCCTGTTTTCCTTCACCATCACCAATTTCATCGAGCCGCCCGCCCGCAATTCCGCGCGGCAAATGGTGGCTGCCGCCTATGCCGATCTCTTGTCTTCGGTCATCGAGGAAAAGACCTTCCGCACTATTCAGGACGGCCTGTATGTGCAGATCGCCCAGCGGCAGGGCCGCATCCTCAAGGGCCTGTTCGTGGCCGACCGTCGCGATCCGAATTTCGACCTTATTTATTATGCCAAGGAAGGCATGATCGATGAAAGCGGCACGTCGCTGACCATGCGAGACGGCGAAGTGCAGCAGAAGACGCCCGACGGCAAGGTCTCGATCGTCAAGTTCCTGTCCTATGCCTTCGACCTTTCGACCATGTCGGAAAAACAGGATTCGGAGCCGTCGCTTTCGCCCGGTGATGCGAGCCTCAGCTTCCTTCTCTCGCCGGACGAGAACAATGCGAGCTACAAGCGCTCGCCGGAGACCTTCCGCAGCGAGTTGCACAAGCGTCTGTCGGACTGGATGTTCGCCTTTTCCTTCGCGCTGATTTCGCTCGTCATCGCCGCCGATTCCCGGTCGCACCGCGAAGCGCGCCTGCATCCGATGGTCGCAGCGCTGGTGACGGCCTTCATGCTGCGCTGGCTCGGTTTTTACGTCACCAACCAGATCAAGCAGAGCGCTGCCTTCATTCCACTGGTCTATGCCGTGCCGGGTCTCAGCGGTGCCGCAGCTGCCTTCGTACTGATGACCGGCCGCAAGCCGAAAATGCCGAAGGTGATCGCGGATGCGGCGGGTCGCCTGCGCCGCCTCTTCTCCAGCCGAATGGCAAAAAACTCGGGGAGCGGTAGCCTAT
- a CDS encoding Gfo/Idh/MocA family protein, translated as MSATKLAIVGVGKIVRDQHLPAIAGNPDFELICTASRHGTVDGVSSYGTIEAMLEAEPAINAVSLCMPPQYRYEAAYAALNAGKHVFLEKPPGATLSEVQDLVRLADSKGLSLFASWHSRYAPAVEAAKAFLASTKIDSVHVIWKEDVRHWHPNQAWIWQAGGLGVFDPGINALSIITHILPRALFLTKATLEFPENRDAPIAADLHFSDVAKTPVHAEFDWRQTGKQSWDIVAETAAGQMVLSEGGAKLSINGEEKLSQPEREYPALYERFAEIIKASRSDVDLAPLTHVADAFLLGRHKFVDSFYD; from the coding sequence ATGTCAGCCACCAAGCTTGCCATCGTCGGCGTCGGCAAAATCGTTCGCGACCAGCATCTTCCCGCCATCGCAGGCAATCCGGATTTTGAATTGATCTGCACCGCGAGCCGCCACGGCACCGTGGACGGTGTTTCTTCCTATGGCACCATCGAGGCCATGCTGGAGGCAGAACCGGCGATCAATGCGGTTTCACTGTGCATGCCGCCGCAATATCGTTACGAGGCGGCTTACGCGGCGCTGAATGCCGGCAAGCATGTTTTCCTTGAAAAACCTCCGGGCGCGACACTTTCGGAAGTGCAGGATCTCGTTCGCCTGGCGGATTCGAAGGGCCTTTCGCTGTTTGCCAGCTGGCATTCCCGTTATGCACCGGCGGTCGAGGCGGCGAAGGCGTTTCTGGCCTCGACGAAAATCGACAGCGTGCATGTCATCTGGAAAGAGGATGTTCGCCATTGGCACCCGAACCAGGCCTGGATCTGGCAGGCGGGCGGTCTCGGCGTGTTCGATCCCGGCATCAATGCGCTGTCGATCATCACCCATATCCTGCCGCGCGCGCTGTTCCTGACCAAGGCGACGCTGGAATTCCCGGAAAACCGCGACGCCCCGATCGCAGCCGACCTGCATTTTTCCGACGTTGCGAAAACGCCTGTCCATGCCGAATTCGACTGGCGCCAGACCGGCAAGCAGAGCTGGGATATCGTTGCCGAAACGGCAGCGGGACAGATGGTGTTGTCCGAAGGCGGCGCGAAGCTCTCGATCAACGGCGAGGAAAAACTGTCCCAGCCGGAACGGGAATATCCGGCTCTTTACGAGCGCTTCGCCGAGATCATCAAGGCGAGCCGATCGGACGTTGACCTCGCGCCATTGACCCATGTGGCCGATGCCTTCCTGCTCGGCCGCCACAAATTCGTGGATTCCTTCTACGACTGA
- a CDS encoding DNA polymerase III subunit chi, with product MTEILFYHLTESKLEDALPPLLEKSLERGWKVAIQTVDEERRDFLETHLWTFRDDSFLPHATDASPAPQSQPILLTASVENGNAANVRFLVDGAEPPPVETYERVVFMFDGYDAYQLEMARNHWKTLKAEGHSLTYWQQSPEGRWQKKA from the coding sequence ATGACTGAAATTCTGTTCTACCATCTGACGGAATCGAAGCTGGAGGACGCGCTGCCGCCTTTGCTCGAGAAATCGCTGGAACGCGGCTGGAAGGTCGCGATCCAGACGGTGGACGAGGAGCGCCGCGATTTCCTCGAGACACATCTGTGGACCTTTCGCGACGATAGTTTCCTGCCGCACGCCACCGACGCTTCACCTGCACCGCAGAGCCAGCCGATTCTTTTGACCGCATCGGTCGAAAACGGCAATGCGGCAAACGTGCGCTTTCTGGTCGACGGCGCCGAGCCGCCGCCGGTGGAGACCTATGAGCGTGTCGTGTTCATGTTCGACGGATATGACGCCTACCAGCTGGAAATGGCGCGTAACCACTGGAAAACGCTGAAGGCAGAGGGGCATTCCCTGACCTATTGGCAGCAGTCGCCGGAAGGTCGCTGGCAGAAAAAGGCCTGA
- a CDS encoding leucyl aminopeptidase: MSAKFDISFANSASLENALAIVLQASGEAQAVAGASEADPGGVIERASKISGFSAKAMATLDVIAPQGSAADRLLVIGLGKPSKLVAHDWLRAGGTAAAHFKKSDKVVIYLDAPGVEVSAEAAADFALGLLLRAYSFDAYKTKKKSDDEKTPKKVDVTIVTAAHKDAEKAFAVSEAVAGGVVLARDLVNLPPNVLGPVEFAEKAEELRKLGVDVEILGEKEMKKLGMNALLGVAQGSARPPRLAVMQWNGGSKKDEPIAFVGKGVVFDTGGISLKPGLNMEDMKGDMGGAAAVTGLMHVLAARKAKANVIGVIGLVENMPDGNAQRPGDIVTSMSGQTIEIINTDAEGRLVLADALWYTKDRFNPKFMINLATLTGAITVALGNLQAGLFSNDDELAARLAEAGEATAEKLWRMPLGKDYDKIIDSKFADMKNSSGRLAGSVTAAQFLKRFVGETPWAHLDIAGTAMGSPLTEINQSWGSGYGVRLLNELVRAHYED; the protein is encoded by the coding sequence ATGTCCGCTAAATTCGATATTTCTTTCGCCAATTCCGCCTCGCTGGAAAATGCCCTGGCCATCGTGCTGCAGGCCTCGGGCGAGGCGCAGGCCGTCGCCGGTGCTTCCGAGGCTGATCCGGGTGGTGTGATCGAGAGGGCGTCGAAGATTTCCGGCTTTTCCGCAAAGGCGATGGCGACGCTCGACGTCATCGCGCCGCAGGGTTCCGCCGCCGACCGGCTGCTCGTCATCGGGCTCGGCAAGCCGTCGAAGCTGGTCGCCCATGACTGGCTGCGCGCCGGCGGCACCGCGGCTGCCCATTTCAAGAAGTCGGACAAGGTCGTTATCTATCTCGATGCCCCGGGCGTTGAGGTGAGCGCCGAAGCGGCCGCGGATTTCGCGCTGGGCCTGCTGCTGCGCGCCTATAGTTTCGATGCCTATAAGACCAAGAAGAAATCCGATGACGAAAAGACGCCGAAGAAAGTCGACGTCACCATCGTAACCGCCGCCCATAAGGACGCGGAAAAGGCGTTTGCCGTGTCGGAAGCCGTGGCTGGCGGCGTGGTACTGGCGCGTGATCTCGTCAACCTGCCGCCGAACGTGCTTGGTCCCGTCGAATTCGCCGAAAAGGCTGAGGAATTGCGCAAGCTCGGCGTTGATGTCGAGATTCTCGGCGAAAAGGAGATGAAGAAGCTCGGCATGAATGCGCTTCTCGGTGTTGCGCAGGGTTCGGCCCGCCCGCCGCGGCTGGCGGTCATGCAGTGGAACGGCGGTTCCAAGAAAGATGAACCCATTGCCTTCGTCGGCAAGGGCGTCGTTTTCGACACCGGTGGCATTTCGCTGAAGCCCGGCCTCAACATGGAAGATATGAAGGGTGATATGGGCGGCGCTGCTGCGGTCACCGGCCTGATGCATGTGCTCGCGGCCCGCAAGGCCAAGGCAAATGTGATCGGCGTCATCGGCCTTGTGGAAAACATGCCTGATGGCAATGCCCAGCGTCCCGGTGATATCGTCACCTCCATGTCCGGCCAGACCATCGAGATCATCAATACCGATGCCGAAGGCCGGCTGGTTCTGGCCGATGCGCTCTGGTACACCAAGGATCGCTTCAACCCGAAATTCATGATCAACCTCGCCACGCTGACGGGCGCGATCACTGTCGCGCTCGGCAATCTGCAAGCCGGTCTTTTCTCCAATGACGACGAACTGGCCGCGCGGCTTGCTGAGGCGGGAGAGGCGACGGCCGAGAAGCTGTGGCGCATGCCGCTCGGCAAGGATTACGACAAGATCATCGATTCCAAATTCGCCGACATGAAGAACAGTTCCGGCCGGCTGGCGGGCTCCGTCACTGCCGCGCAGTTCCTCAAACGTTTCGTGGGCGAAACACCGTGGGCGCATCTTGATATTGCCGGTACTGCCATGGGTTCGCCGCTGACCGAGATCAACCAGTCCTGGGGATCGGGCTACGGCGTGCGTCTGCTGAACGAACTCGTTCGTGCCCACTACGAAGATTGA